Part of the Streptomyces sp. f51 genome is shown below.
AGAAGACGGTGCTGGAGCTGGGCGGCAGCGACCCGTACGTCGTGATGCCGTCCGCCGACGTGGAGCGCGCCGCGACGATCGCCGTCACCGCGCGTGCCCAGAACAACGGGCAGTCGTGCATCGCCGCCAAGCGGTTCATCGTGCACACGGACGTGTTCGACGCCTTCGCGGAGCGGTTCACGGCGGGCATGCGGGCCCTGAGGATCGGCGACCCGCTGGAGGAGGACACCGACATCGGACCGCTCTCCACCGAGCAGGGGCGCGCGGACCTGGAGGAGCTGGTGGACGACGCCGTCGAGAACGGCGCGACCGTGCTGTGCGGTGGCGAACGTCCCGACGGTTTCGGCGCCGGCTGGTACTACGCGCCCACCGTGCTCACCGACATCACGCCCGACATGCGCATCCACCTGGAGGAGACGTTCGGGCCGGTCGCCACGCTGTACCGCGCCGAGGACCTGGACGAGGCGGTGGCCCTCGCCAACGACACCCCGTTCGGGCTGAGCTCGAACGTATGGACCCGTGATCAGGCCGAGGTGGAGCGTTTCGTGCGCGACTCGGAGGCGGGCGGGGTGTTCGTCAACGGGATGACGGCCTCGCACCCGGCGTTCCCGTTCGGCGGCGAGAAGCGGTCCGGCTACGGGCGCGAACTGTCGGGGCACGGAATCCGCGAGTTCTGCAACATCACCACCGTATGGCACGGAGCGTGAGCGTTCCGCAGCTACGATCCCTCGTGTGAACCGCGAAGTGACCCTCCCGCTGATCGTCGACGACCGCGGCACGTTGCAGGTGGCCGCCGCCGACGTCAGCAAGCTGCTGCGCACGGTGGGCGGCCGGTGGCTGCATCTGGTCGAGGCCGGCCAGGACGGCCTCGACGAGGACACGGTGGCCGCGCTCACGATCGAACTGGCCAAGCTGGCCGACCGGATCGACGTGGCCTGCATCGCGCACAGCAGCGGTCCCAGCGGCCGCTGAACCCGGGCGGCGATGCCCGGCCCGGCCGCCGGACGGCGCCGGGCCCGGGCCGGCGGCGTCGGGGTCAGGCGACCCGCTGGTCCAGCTCCCACAGCGCGTGCCAGAACCTCGACTCGTAGGCCTGGAGCAGCCGGCCGTGCCGCAGCACGTCGTCCCGTGAGACGCGGTCGGCGTCGAGGCCGGCCTGTACGGCGGCCAGGGCCCGGTTCTCCAGGTCCGGCGCGGGCGCGGCGAAGAGGTCGAAGAAGCCGCAGGCCTCGTCGTCGAAGCCGTAGTGATGGCGCAGGGCCTCGGCGATGGTCTCGCAGTAGCCGCCCCAGGCGGCGACGTTGGCGCCGAGCGCGAGGACCACGTCGGTCGGCTCCCCGTTCAGGGCGAGCCAGGCGACGTACGCGGGATAGGCCTGGCAGTCGGCGAGCGGTTCGTACTCCGCCGCCCGCGCGTCGTCGGCTCCGACCGCGGCGGCGAACGCGCCGAGCCGCTCCGCCGCGACCGCCTCGCCCTCGGCGAGCATCTCGAAGAACGCGGCGCTCGCCGGGTCGGGGGCCGACTCCTTGGTGCCGGCGGCCGAGCGTTCGGCCAGGTGGAGGAAGGCCCGGTGGTCGGCGGCGATCACATGGCGCTGTTCCAGGGCGAGGGCCGCGAGGGTTTCGGGCCGGGCCGCGCCCCGAGCGATCACGGGCAGCAGCCGGTTGGCGTGGGGGTCGGGGGCGAGTTGCCCGGTGACGCCCTCCAGCAGTTCCCTGGCCGTCCGCGCCATCGCGCACTCCTTCGGTCCGGCTGACTCCGAGCCCCCGCGACCAGAGTGCACGGTCCCACCCGGTTCCCGGCGGTCCGACGCGAAGTCCCAGGTCCGGTGGGGTGACGGCGCCGCACCAGGCGCGGCTCCCCGGGACGCCGGTGATCACCGGCGTCCCGGCCACGTGGAGCGCGGAACGGGGCCGTGCGCGGGCGGGTCAGCGGATCGGCATGCCCGAGAGGGTGCGGGCGATCACCAGGCGCTGGATCTCGCTGGTGCCTTCGAAGATCGTGTAGATGGCCGCGTCGCGGTGCATCCGCTCCACCGGGTACTCACGCGTGTACCCGTTGCCGCCCAGGATCTGGATGGCCTGGCCGGTGACCTTCTTCGCCGTCTCGGAGGCGAACAGCTTCGACATCGAGCCCTCGGCCGCGGTGAACTGCTTGCCGTTGACCGCCATCCAGGACGCGCGCCAGACCAGCAGCCGGGCCGCGTCGATCGAGGTGCGCATGTCGGCGAGCTGGAAGGCGACGCCCTGGTTGTCGATGATCGGACGGCCGAACTGCTCACGCGTCTTCGCGTAGTCGAGGGCCACCTCGTACGCGGCCCGCGCGGTGCCCACCGCCATGGCGCCGACGGCCGGACGGGAGGCCTCGAAGGTGGCCATCGCGGCGTTCTTCACGCGCTCGCCGCCTCCGGCCCTCGCGCGCTCACGGGCCCGGGCGAGGCGCTCGTCGAGCTTCTCCTTGCCGCCGAGCAGGCAGGATCCGGGGATCCTGACGTTCTCCAGGACGACCTCGGCGGTGTGCGAGGCGCGGATGCCGTGCTTCTTGAACTTCTGGCCCTGGGACAGCCCGGGCGTGTTCGGGGGCACGATGAAGGAGGCGTGGCCCTTGGAGCCGAGCTCCGCGTCGACGACCGCGACGACGACGTGGACGTTGGCGATGCCGCCGTTGGTCGCCCAGGTCTTCGTGCCGTTCAGGACCCACTCGTCCTTGGCCTCGTCGTAGACGGCGCGCGTACGCATCGAGGCGACGTCGGAGCCGGCGTCGGGCTCGGAGGAGCAGAAGGCCGCGACCTTGACATCGTTGGCATCGCCGTACATCTGGGGGATCCAGGTGCCGATCTGCTCCTCGGTGCCGTTGGCGAGGACGCCCACGGCGGCGAGGCCGGTGCCGACGATGGACAGCGCGATGCCCGCGTCGCCCCAGAACAGCTCCTCCATCGCCATGGGTATGCCGAGACCCGTGGCGTCGAAGTACTGCTGGGCGTAGAAGTCGAGGGAGTAGATGCCGACCTTCGCGGCCTCCTGGATGACCGGCCAGGGAGTCTCCTCACGCTCGTCCCATTCGGCGGCCGCGGGGCGGATGACATCGGCGGCGAAGCCGTGCAGCCAGTCCCGGACCTCCTTCTGTTCGTCGTTGAGCTCCATGGTGAACTCGGCCATGTCCCCTCCAGCGCTGCACTAAACTGTTACTTGCGGTAACTGGAGTGTGTTACTGGCTAGTAGGAAAAGTCAACTCCCGAGCCCTGCTCGGCATCCCGTTCGATACCCATACGCCGGTCAGTGTTACTTTGCGCAGGCGTCACCGAATCACCACGGGTGGGGAGAGCACATGGACACCACACAGCGGACCGATCAGCAGAGGTCCGCCGACCGCCGCCGGCGCGAACTGCTGGAAGCCGCAGACAGAGTGGTGCTGCGCGACGGCCCCGGCGCCTCCATGAACGCCATCGCCGCCGAGGCGGGCATCACGAAGCCCATTCTGTACCGCCACTTCGGCGACAAGGGCGGCCTCTACGCCGCGCTGGCCAAGCGTCACACGGACGCCCTCCTCGAAGCGCTGCGGGCCGCACTGGACGCCCCGGCCGAACGGCGTGAGCGCGTCGAGGCCACACTCGACACCTACTTGGCCGCCATCGAGGCCCGGCCGCAGGTCTACCGCTTCCTGATGCATCCGGCGGAGGGCGGCCAGCCCGGCGACCCCGGATTCGACGTGGGCAAGTACTCCGCGCCCGTGCTGCGCCGCATGGGCGAGGAACTGGCCGAGGTCATCGAGGAGCGGGTGGACCTCGGACCCGGCAGTCAGCAGCTCGCGCGGGTGTGGGGCCACGGCATCGTCGGCATGATGCACGCGGCCGGCGACTGGTGGCTCGGCGAACGCCCCTGCACGCGCGCCGAGTTGGTGCGGAGCCTGGCCGACCTGCTGTGGGGCCGCCTCGCGGCGGCGGGCGACCGGGTCGGCGGCCCGGGGTTCTGACGCCGATTCCGAACGGGATCGGGCGGCCGGGTTTCCGACCGCGGTTGCGGCCGGGTTCGGGGCCGGGTTTCCACCGCGGTTCCGGCCGGGTTCGCGGCCGGATGCCTGACCGGGGCTCACACGGACACCCCGTCAGCGGGCCCGGCCCCGGCGACCGGAGACCGACGCGACCACGGACCCGCCGTCAGCCGCTCCAGGAGGCCCGCGCCACCTTGCGCAGCAGACGGCGCCTGCGCCACCCGGTGAGCCGGTCCGCGTACACCCCGCCTTCGAGGTGGTCGCACTCGTGCTGGAGGCATCGCGCGAACCAGCCGGTGCCGTGCACGGTGACCGGCTCGCCGGTGACCGTGCGGCCCTCGACGAGGGCGTGGTCGAACCGCTCGGTGCCGGCTTCCAGACCGGGCAGCGAGAGACAGCCCTCCGGGCCGCGCAGGACCACACCGTCCGCCTCGACCAGACGAGGATTCACCACATGCCCGACATGACGGACATCATCGTCGTCCGGGCAGTCGTACACGAAGACCCGCAGGCCGACGCCGATCTGGTTCGCGGCGAGGCCGACGCCCTCGGCGGCGTACATCGTCGCGAACATGTCCTCGACGAGCTCCGCGAGTTGGGGGCCGAACTCGGTGACGTCCTCGCAGGCTGTACGCAGGACGGGGTCACCGAGCAGGATGAGGGGCCGGACGCGCCCATGGGTGCCCGGGATGGATCCGTGTCGCATGGCGGCAAGGGTACGGTCCTGGTAGGCGCGCGCAGGTCGCGCCGGCACCGAGGTGGTGCCGCGATTCGGGCCCGTGAGTGGATCTCGATAGGCTGAGCCCCACATGTGCCGGGGGCAGGGGCGCGGCGCGTACGCAAGGAGGATCGAGAAACGATGTCAGGCAACTCGGACCCGCTGTCGCCGCGGGCCAAGCTGGCCGTGACGGCGGGCAAGGCGGCGGCAGCCGTCTCGCGGGCCGCCGGACGCGGCAGCGGATCGGTGATCGGCGGCCGGGTGGCGCTCAAGCTCGACCCCGACCTGCTGGCGAGGCTCGCCACGCACCTGGACGTGATCCTGGTGTCGGCGACCAACGGCAAGACCACGACGACCCGACTGATCGCCGAGGCGCTGCGCGCCGCGGGTCCGGTCGTGTCCAACGCCCTCGGCGCCAACATGCCCGCGGGCATCACCTCGGCGCTGGCCGGCGGCTCGGACGCCAAGTTCGCGGTCATCGAGGTCGACGAGAAGTACCTCGCCGGTGTGGCGCGTGACACCGACCCGAAGTGCATCGCGCTGCTGAACCTCTCGCGCGACCAGCTCGACCGCGCCGCCGAGACGCGGATGATGGCCGAGCACTGGCGCGAGGGCCTGGCCGGCTCCAAGGCCGTCGTGGTCGCCAACGCGGACGACCCGCTGGTCGTCTGGGCCGCGTCCTCCTCGCCGAACGTCATGTGGGTGGCGGCCGGCCAGATGTGGAAGGAAGACGCCTGGTCCTGCCCGTCCTGCGGTGGCGTGATGCAGCGGCCCGGCGACGACTGGTTCTGCGGCGAGTGCGGCTTCCGCCGTCCGACGCCGACCTGGGCGCTGTCCGGGGACCACGTCCTCGACCCGCACGGTTCCGCGTGGCCGATCCACCTCCAGCTGCCGGGCCGGGCCAACAAGGCGAACGCCGCCTCCTCGGCCGCCGTGGCCGCCGTCTTCGGCGTGCCGCCGCAGGTCGCCCTGGAGCGCATGTACCAGGTCCAGGCCGTGGCCGGACGCTACGACGTCGTGCAGTTCATGGAGCGCGACCTGCGTCTGCTCCTCGCCAAGAACCCCGCGGGCTGGCTGGAGACCTTCTCCCTGATCGACCCGCCGCCGACCCCGGTCATCCTGTCGGTGAACGCGCGCGGCGCCGACGGCACCGACACCTCCTGGCTGTGGGACGTCGACTACACCCGCCTGACCGGACACCCGATCTTCGTCCTCGGCGACCGCAAGCTCGACCTCGCCGTCCGTCTCGAAGTCGCCAACCAGCAGTTCCAGGTCTGCGACACCCTCGACCAGGCCGTGCAGATGGCACCGCCCGGACGCATCGAGGTCATCGCGAACTACACCGCATTCCAGGACTTGAGGCGTCGTGTCGGCAACTGAGCCACGGAGGACGAAGAGAATGACGGACAACAGCCTGCGCCTGGTGTGGATCTACCCGGACCTGCTGAGCACCTACGGCGACCAGGGCAACGCCCTCGTCGTGGAGCGCCGGGCGCGTCAGCGCGGCCTCGACGTGGCCCGTGTCGACGTGCGCAGCGACCAGCCGGTCCCGACCTCGGGCGACATCTACCTGATCGGCGGCGGCGAGGACCGGCCGCAGCGGCTCGCGGCCGAGCGGCTGCGCCGCGACGGCGGTCTGGAGCGCGCGGTCGGCAACGGCGCGATCGTGTTCTCCGTGTGCGCCGGCTACCAGATCCTCGGGCACGAGTTCATCAACGACCTCGGCCAGCGCGAGCCCGGCCTCGGCCTGCTCGACGTGGTCTCGGTGCGCGGTGAGGGCGAGCGGTGCGTCGGCGACGTCCTCGCGGACATCGACCCGCGGCTCGGTCTGCCCCAGCTGACCGGCTTCGAGAACCACCAGGGCGTCACCCACCTCGGTCCCACCGCCCGCCCGTTCGCGAACGTGCGGCTCGGCAAGGGCAACGGCACGGGCGACGGCACCGAGGGCGCGTACAACGACACCGTGTTCGGTACGTACATGCACGGCCCCGTCCTCGCCCGCAACCCGCAGATCGCGGACCTGCTGCTGAAGCTGGCCCTCGACGTCAACGCGCTGCCGCCGACCGACGACCGCTGGTACGAGGCGCTGCGCTCCGAGCGCATCGCGTCCGCCACGCAGCCCGCGTAGGGCCGGCCCGCCCCGGCGGGTCAGAGGAACCGTTTCTCGTGGAGGAACGGTTCCTCTTTGCGTGGGCGGCGAAGAACCGTTTCCTCGCAGCGGAACGGTTCCTTCCGGCCGGGTCCGGAGCGCGTCTGACACCACATCCGCACAGGTGAGCGGGGGCGTCCAGCAGGCGGACGCACGGTAGGGCGCGGCCCCCTTCCGCCGGTAGGCTGGCGCCGATCCTCGCCGGACAACGTGGTCCGGTCCCCGGACCACGTTGAGAAGGTATTTCGGGCTATGCGCATTGGTGTCCTCACGTCCGGCGGCGACTGCCCCGGCCTGAACGCCGTCATCCGGTCGGTCGTACACCGCGCCGTCGTCGACCACGGCGACGAGGTCATCGGCTTCCGGGACGGCTGGAAGGGTCTCCTGGAGTGCGACTACCTCAAGCTCGACCTCGACGCGGTGAGCGGCATCCTCGCCCGCGGCGGCACCATGCTCGGCTCCTCCCGGGTCCAGCCCGCGCATCTGCGTGACGGCGTGGAGCGGGCCAAGGGCCATGTCGCGGACCTCGGGCTCGACGCGATCATCCCGATCGGCGGCGAGGGCACGCTGAAGGCGGCCCGGCTGCTTTCGGACGGCGGTCTGCCCATCGTCGGGGTGCCGAAGACCATCGACAACGACATCGCGGTCACGGACGTCACCTTCGGCTTCGACACGGCCGTCGGGGTCGCGACCGAGGCCCTCGACCGGCTGAAGACCACCGCCGAGTCCCACCAGCGCGTCCTGATCGTGGAGGTCATGGGCCGCCACACCGGCTGGATCGCGCTGCACTCCGGCATGGCCGCGGGCGCCCACGCCATCGTCGTACCGGAGCGGCCCTTCGACATCGAGGAGCTGGCCGCGCGGGTCGGCGAGCGGTTCGAGGCGGGCAAGCGGTTCGCCATCGTCGTCGCCGCCGAGGGCGCAAAGCCCCGCGAGGGCTCGATGCGCTACGACGAGGGCGGCAAGGACATCTACGGCCACGAGCGCTTCGCGGGCATCGCCCGTCAGCTCTCCATCGAGCTGGAGGAACGGCTCGGCAAGGAGGCCCGGCCGGTCATCCTCGGGCACGTGCAGCGCGGCGGCACCCCGACGGCGTACGACCGCGTGCTCGCGACCCGGTTCGGATGGCACGCCGTGGAGGCCGTGCACCGCGGCGAGTTCGGGATGATGACCGCGCTGCGCGGCACCGACATCGTGATGGTCTCCCTCGCCGAGGCGGTGGAGACCCTGAAGACGGTCCCGGACGAGCGCTACGCCGAGGCGGAGTGCGTGCTCTGAGCCGTACGCCGTCGGAACCGCCCCCGGTCGCAACCGCGACCGGGGGCGGTTCTACTCTGGTGCGGACAGACAGCGCACAACCTCCCCCAGTGCCTTAAAAGGGCCTCGGAGGCACCCCCCAGAAACAGGAGCCGGCGGATGGATCACAGCGGGCACGGCATGACCATGGATCTGCCGCCGTTCACGCTGGGACGGGGGCTCGAATGGTCCGCCGACCCGTTCTTCCTCGTCGCGTGCCTGCTCGGGCTCGGGCTGTACGGCTGGGG
Proteins encoded:
- a CDS encoding NADP-dependent succinic semialdehyde dehydrogenase, giving the protein MPIATVNPANGETLKTYDALGAEEIERRLAAAEATFRTYRTTPFIERARLMHRAAALLDEDVPDIGRVMTTEMGKPVKQARAEAAKCAKAMRWYADRAEDLLADELAAPADAADSGASRVIARYRPLGPVLAVMPWNFPLWQVVRFAAPALMAGNVGLLKHASNVPQTALYLEDLFRRAGFPEGCFQTLLIGSGAVEGVLRDPRVKAATLTGSEPAGRAVASVAGDEVKKTVLELGGSDPYVVMPSADVERAATIAVTARAQNNGQSCIAAKRFIVHTDVFDAFAERFTAGMRALRIGDPLEEDTDIGPLSTEQGRADLEELVDDAVENGATVLCGGERPDGFGAGWYYAPTVLTDITPDMRIHLEETFGPVATLYRAEDLDEAVALANDTPFGLSSNVWTRDQAEVERFVRDSEAGGVFVNGMTASHPAFPFGGEKRSGYGRELSGHGIREFCNITTVWHGA
- a CDS encoding DUF6213 family protein, yielding MNREVTLPLIVDDRGTLQVAAADVSKLLRTVGGRWLHLVEAGQDGLDEDTVAALTIELAKLADRIDVACIAHSSGPSGR
- a CDS encoding transcriptional regulator, with protein sequence MARTARELLEGVTGQLAPDPHANRLLPVIARGAARPETLAALALEQRHVIAADHRAFLHLAERSAAGTKESAPDPASAAFFEMLAEGEAVAAERLGAFAAAVGADDARAAEYEPLADCQAYPAYVAWLALNGEPTDVVLALGANVAAWGGYCETIAEALRHHYGFDDEACGFFDLFAAPAPDLENRALAAVQAGLDADRVSRDDVLRHGRLLQAYESRFWHALWELDQRVA
- a CDS encoding acyl-CoA dehydrogenase family protein; the encoded protein is MAEFTMELNDEQKEVRDWLHGFAADVIRPAAAEWDEREETPWPVIQEAAKVGIYSLDFYAQQYFDATGLGIPMAMEELFWGDAGIALSIVGTGLAAVGVLANGTEEQIGTWIPQMYGDANDVKVAAFCSSEPDAGSDVASMRTRAVYDEAKDEWVLNGTKTWATNGGIANVHVVVAVVDAELGSKGHASFIVPPNTPGLSQGQKFKKHGIRASHTAEVVLENVRIPGSCLLGGKEKLDERLARARERARAGGGERVKNAAMATFEASRPAVGAMAVGTARAAYEVALDYAKTREQFGRPIIDNQGVAFQLADMRTSIDAARLLVWRASWMAVNGKQFTAAEGSMSKLFASETAKKVTGQAIQILGGNGYTREYPVERMHRDAAIYTIFEGTSEIQRLVIARTLSGMPIR
- a CDS encoding TetR family transcriptional regulator, yielding MDTTQRTDQQRSADRRRRELLEAADRVVLRDGPGASMNAIAAEAGITKPILYRHFGDKGGLYAALAKRHTDALLEALRAALDAPAERRERVEATLDTYLAAIEARPQVYRFLMHPAEGGQPGDPGFDVGKYSAPVLRRMGEELAEVIEERVDLGPGSQQLARVWGHGIVGMMHAAGDWWLGERPCTRAELVRSLADLLWGRLAAAGDRVGGPGF
- the def gene encoding peptide deformylase → MRHGSIPGTHGRVRPLILLGDPVLRTACEDVTEFGPQLAELVEDMFATMYAAEGVGLAANQIGVGLRVFVYDCPDDDDVRHVGHVVNPRLVEADGVVLRGPEGCLSLPGLEAGTERFDHALVEGRTVTGEPVTVHGTGWFARCLQHECDHLEGGVYADRLTGWRRRRLLRKVARASWSG
- a CDS encoding MurT ligase domain-containing protein, which gives rise to MSGNSDPLSPRAKLAVTAGKAAAAVSRAAGRGSGSVIGGRVALKLDPDLLARLATHLDVILVSATNGKTTTTRLIAEALRAAGPVVSNALGANMPAGITSALAGGSDAKFAVIEVDEKYLAGVARDTDPKCIALLNLSRDQLDRAAETRMMAEHWREGLAGSKAVVVANADDPLVVWAASSSPNVMWVAAGQMWKEDAWSCPSCGGVMQRPGDDWFCGECGFRRPTPTWALSGDHVLDPHGSAWPIHLQLPGRANKANAASSAAVAAVFGVPPQVALERMYQVQAVAGRYDVVQFMERDLRLLLAKNPAGWLETFSLIDPPPTPVILSVNARGADGTDTSWLWDVDYTRLTGHPIFVLGDRKLDLAVRLEVANQQFQVCDTLDQAVQMAPPGRIEVIANYTAFQDLRRRVGN
- a CDS encoding glutamine amidotransferase, with amino-acid sequence MTDNSLRLVWIYPDLLSTYGDQGNALVVERRARQRGLDVARVDVRSDQPVPTSGDIYLIGGGEDRPQRLAAERLRRDGGLERAVGNGAIVFSVCAGYQILGHEFINDLGQREPGLGLLDVVSVRGEGERCVGDVLADIDPRLGLPQLTGFENHQGVTHLGPTARPFANVRLGKGNGTGDGTEGAYNDTVFGTYMHGPVLARNPQIADLLLKLALDVNALPPTDDRWYEALRSERIASATQPA
- a CDS encoding 6-phosphofructokinase; its protein translation is MRIGVLTSGGDCPGLNAVIRSVVHRAVVDHGDEVIGFRDGWKGLLECDYLKLDLDAVSGILARGGTMLGSSRVQPAHLRDGVERAKGHVADLGLDAIIPIGGEGTLKAARLLSDGGLPIVGVPKTIDNDIAVTDVTFGFDTAVGVATEALDRLKTTAESHQRVLIVEVMGRHTGWIALHSGMAAGAHAIVVPERPFDIEELAARVGERFEAGKRFAIVVAAEGAKPREGSMRYDEGGKDIYGHERFAGIARQLSIELEERLGKEARPVILGHVQRGGTPTAYDRVLATRFGWHAVEAVHRGEFGMMTALRGTDIVMVSLAEAVETLKTVPDERYAEAECVL